A window of the Rhodoferax sp. GW822-FHT02A01 genome harbors these coding sequences:
- a CDS encoding Rieske (2Fe-2S) protein: MHLCHLDELPESGSRGCDPLRTGQDSILLVRKGGRVYAYADLCPHLDTPLAWRKNAYLNSAGDRIVCAAHGALFEIETGLCTLGPCLGQSLTSVPLTISPKGEILLARIQTKETRQ, from the coding sequence ATGCACCTGTGTCACTTGGACGAGTTGCCGGAGTCGGGTTCGCGCGGATGTGATCCTTTGCGTACCGGGCAGGACAGCATTCTGCTGGTGCGAAAAGGTGGTCGGGTGTATGCGTATGCAGACCTGTGTCCGCACCTCGATACGCCACTGGCCTGGCGCAAGAATGCCTACCTCAACAGCGCGGGCGACCGCATCGTCTGCGCGGCGCATGGTGCCCTGTTCGAAATTGAAACAGGGCTTTGCACGCTGGGCCCATGCCTGGGGCAATCGCTGACATCCGTGCCCCTCACAATCAGCCCCAAAGGCGAGATCCTCCTCGCCCGTATTCAAACAAAGGAGACAAGACAATGA
- a CDS encoding FAD-dependent oxidoreductase, whose protein sequence is MSTAAQRILIIGGGFSGMAAAIQLRKLGADVDLVEIDPGWRSYGAGISLGGATLRAFRQLGILEAFLAQGHASDGVNICLPHGPQIATLPTPRIAGDDVPGGAGIMRPVLARIMAEATRAAGTQVHLGCSFTQIEQDADGVEVGFTDGQRRRYDLVIGADGLYSKVRQTVFPNAPQPRYSGQAVWRAVLPCQEGITNTTMWMGPKVKPGVNPISATEMYLFLTEPRANNDHVDPATFVDHLRGLLADFPAPALQTIRGQIGPDSQIVFRPLESLLLPQPWFQNRVVLIGDAVHATTPHLASGACIGIEDALVLAEEIGCNTDTQQALAAFSARRWERCRMVVQNSVRLGEIEIEGGDKEEHGRIMRESLMALAQPI, encoded by the coding sequence ATGAGCACCGCAGCACAACGCATTCTCATCATCGGTGGCGGTTTTTCCGGCATGGCCGCCGCCATCCAATTGCGCAAATTGGGCGCCGACGTGGATCTGGTGGAAATCGATCCCGGCTGGCGCAGTTACGGCGCAGGTATCAGCCTGGGGGGCGCGACACTGCGCGCCTTCCGGCAACTCGGAATACTCGAAGCCTTTCTGGCGCAGGGCCATGCTTCCGATGGCGTCAACATCTGCCTGCCGCACGGTCCGCAGATTGCCACGCTGCCAACGCCGCGCATCGCCGGTGACGACGTGCCCGGTGGCGCCGGCATCATGCGGCCGGTATTGGCGCGCATCATGGCCGAAGCCACCCGCGCGGCCGGCACCCAGGTGCATCTGGGCTGCAGCTTCACCCAGATCGAACAGGATGCCGATGGCGTGGAGGTGGGCTTCACCGATGGCCAGCGGCGGCGCTACGACCTGGTGATCGGTGCCGATGGCCTGTATTCCAAGGTGCGCCAGACGGTGTTCCCGAACGCACCGCAACCGCGTTACAGCGGACAGGCCGTGTGGCGGGCGGTGCTGCCGTGCCAGGAGGGCATAACGAACACCACCATGTGGATGGGACCCAAGGTCAAACCCGGTGTGAACCCGATCTCGGCAACCGAGATGTATCTCTTCCTGACCGAGCCCCGTGCGAACAATGACCATGTGGACCCGGCTACCTTTGTGGATCACTTGCGCGGACTCCTGGCCGATTTCCCGGCACCCGCATTGCAGACGATACGCGGGCAGATCGGGCCCGATTCGCAGATCGTCTTTCGCCCACTGGAGTCGCTGCTCCTGCCCCAGCCCTGGTTCCAGAACCGGGTGGTGCTGATCGGGGATGCAGTGCATGCGACCACACCGCACCTGGCGTCAGGTGCCTGCATCGGCATCGAGGATGCGCTGGTGCTGGCCGAGGAGATTGGCTGCAACACGGACACGCAGCAGGCGCTGGCGGCCTTCTCGGCGCGGCGCTGGGAGCGCTGCCGCATGGTGGTGCAGAACTCGGTGCGCCTGGGCGAGATCGAGATTGAGGGTGGTGACAAGGAAGAGCACGGACGCATCATGCGCGAGTCGCTGATGGCTCTGGCCCAACCCATCTGA